GACACCACGATGCCGCCCGGACGCAGTACGCGCAGCGAGCGCACGGAGTGGTCGCCGCCGATGGTGTCCAGCACGACGTCGACGTCCTGCACGGCCTGCTCGAAGTCGGTCGCGCGGTAGTCGACCGGCTCGTCCACGCCGATCTCGCGCAGGAAGTCGTGCTTGCCCGCGCTCGCCGTGCCGATCACGTACGCGCCGCGGGCCTTGGCGATCTGCACCGCCACGTGCCCGACGCCGCCCGCAGCGGCGTGGATCAGCACCCGCCGGCCCGGTCGCAGGTCCGCCCGTTCGACCAGCGCCTGCCACGCGGTCAGGGAGACCAGCGGCAGCGCGCCCGCCTGCGTGTGGTCGATCCCGGCGGGCTTGGCGACGAGGGCGCGGGCCGGGGCGATGACGTACTCCGCGTGCGAGCCGTGGCCGAAGGGGTAGGGCAGCATGCCGAAGACCTCGTCACCGGGCTGGAAGAGGGCCACGCCGATGCCGGTCTCCTCGACGACGCCGGAGACGTCCCAGCCGAGGGTGAAGGGCGGCTCGCCGAGGAAGCCGCCGGTGGCGCGGTGCTTCCAGTCGGTGGGGTTGACGCCGGCGGCCCGCACCCGGACCAGCACCTCGTTCGGCCGGGGCCTCGGCCGCGGGACCTGGACTTCCTTGAGTACCTCGGGGCCGCCGAGGACGTCCTGACGGATGGCTCGCATGGTGTTCACATCGCTCATGGTGGCCCAGCCTGCCCGGGTCCGCGCGCTCGGAAAATGGCACGATTGCCAAGCTTCGATAGGATCGTGCCATGCAGCGTGCGGAACCGGAACGGGTCGTCGTCCTGGCCCTCGACGGCGTCTATCCCTTCGAACTGGGCATCCCGAGCCGGATCCTCGGCGCGGCCGACGGCCGGTACGAGGTGGTGACGTGCAGCGCCGACGGCGGACCGGTGCGTACCAACGCCGACTTCTCGGTCACCGTGGAGCACGGTCCCGAGGCCCTGGCCACGGCCGGCACGGTGGTCGTCGCGGCCGTGGCGCCGGAGTTCCTCATCGGCGGCGTCCCGGACGAGGTGCGGGCCGCGCTCGCCCGGATCCGGCCCGGCACCCGCATCGTCTCGATCTGCACCGGCGCGTTCGTGCTGGCCGCCGCGGGCCTGCTGGACGGCCGCAGGGCGACCACGCACTGGCAGCTGGCCGACTGGTTCCGGGAGTTGTACCCGCACATCGACCTCGACCCCGACGTGCTCTTCGTCGACGACGACCCGGTCCTCACCTCCGCCGGGGCCGCCTCCGGCGTCGACGTCTGCCTGCATCTCGTGCGCAAGGACCACGGCCACCGGCTCGCCAACGCGGTCGCGCGGCGCTGTGTGGTGCCGCCCTTCCGGGACGGCGGCCAGGCCCAGTACATCGAGCAGCCCGTGCCCGAGGCCGGCGCCGCTAGCACGGCCGCCACCCGCGCCTGGGCCCTGGAGCGCCTCGGCGAGCCGCTGACCCTGTCCGACCTCGCCGGACACGCCCGGATGAGCCTGCGCACCTTCGCCCGCCGCTTCCACGACGAGGTGGGCGTCAGCCCCGGCCGCTGGCTCATCCAGCAGCGCGTCGCCCGCGCCCGGCACCTGCTGGAGTCCAGCGACCTCACCGTCGACCGCATCGCCGGCCAGGTCGGCTTCGCCACGGGCGCGTCCCTGCGCCAGCACCTGCACGCCGCCATCGGCGTCTCACCGCAGGCGTACCGCCGTACGTTCCAGAGCGCGCGCTGAGCGAACGTTCCGGACGGCCGCGGCGTCGGAGGAGCGACGGACGCACGGAGCAGAGGGGGGCACATGCGCAGAGGGCGGCGGACGGCGGCGGTGACGGTGCTGGTGGCGGCGACGGCGGCGGGGTGCGCCGCGGACCCCGCCGGCCGGGAGGACCTGGTGATCACGGGCACACCCCCCGCGCGGCCCTACGACGGCCCCCTGCACATCCCGGCGCGGGCCACCGGCGAACACACCGAACAGGCCGTGCACCTGGAGGCGGGCGCGGCGGCCCGGGCGCTGGAGTGCGACGGGCCGATCCACACGGGCGGGCCGAGCGGCGGCTGGAGCCGGGACGACGGGGGCGCCACGCCGGAAGAGGGCCTGGCGGCCCACTTCGCGCTGGAACAGCCCGAGGTACCGGACCACGGCTACCGCGTGGAACGCCGTGAGGGCGACCGCGTCCTGTACTCCTTCGACGTGGGCGGCAGGACCAAGGTCGCGGTCGTGGTCGCCAAGGACCGCCCCGACTCGCCGGGTTGGGGCCCGGAGACAAGCGCCGTCTGTGACCCGGCCGAACTCCCCGCGTCCTTCACCGACACCCAGCCCTACGACATCTGGACCGACGCCCGCGGTCACCGCGTGCCCTTCGCGGAGCTGCACACCATCGAGGGCGACGCCCACTGCGACTGGCAGTCGGTCACCTTCCTGCAGACCCCCCGGGGCACCTACGCCCGCGATCCCGAGGGCGCACTGCCCGCCACCGCGCTTATCGCCCCCTACGTCGCGGACACCCGCCTGCCCGCCGAGGCACGCGACACCGGCCGCCACGACGGAGAACGCCACCTGTGGCTGACCGGCGACACGTCGGCCGTGTACGTGCGCACACCGGGTGGCGTGGAGTCCTGGCCGCGAGTGACACCGGGGCTGGGCTGCAAGTGAACCGCCGACGCGTCGGTGCACGGCTCGTCGGCGGCGCGCGGGGTCACCGCACTGGAAACTTGAGCTGCCTGCGCTCCCACCGCCCGTCAGACGCACGGCAGGTGAGGATGCGCCCCGGAGCGCGGAGGGTGCCCGCAGGCGCCTGAATCCGGCGGGCCGGGATATCCGCAAGGACAGGGCGGCGGGACAGCACCGTCCCCTGCCCCTTGACCCTTCGGAGGAGACATGTCAGAGGTGACCGCGGGCGTCATGGTGCTCGACTGCGCCGAGCCCGAGAAGCTCGCCGTGTTCTACAAGGAGCTGATGGGGGCGGAGGAGACCGACGCGACCGCCAACCGCGTGGAGATCAGGAGTCCCGACGGCACTCGCCTGGCCTTCCGGCGCGACGTCAACGCCACCCCGCCGAGCTGGCCGCGCCCCGAGAACTCCCTGCAGGTGCACCTGGAGTTCGTGGTGACGGACATGGACGCGGCCGAACGCAGGATCGTCTCGCTGGGCGGGCGCCCCGTGGACACGAAGGACTCCGCCGGGCCGTTCGAGGAACGCGGCTACGCCGACCCGGCGGGTCACTCCTTCACCCTGCGTCGTGCCCTGCCCACGGCGCCGAAGCAGGGCTGAACAGGGCCGGGATCAGTCCCGGCCGCCCTTTTGCGTCGCCGGCCACACACCGGTAGAACGCTCGATGGCCTTGGCGCCACCGCGGTCCACGGCGCTGCGCACGGCGGCGAAGATGGCGCCCTGGACCGCCGCGGCCAGCAGGACCTCGCCCCAGCCGCGGTCCGGGTCCAGCGCGTCCGGTGCGTCCTCCTCGTGCCGGATGGCCATCCACGTCTTGCGGAAGGCCATACCGGCCAGCCACCCGCCGGCCCACCCGAGCACCCATCCGACGGGCTGGTAGGCGAGGGGCAGCTTCTGCTTCTTCTTTTTCTTGGCCACCTGGGTCTCCTCACATTCGCGATGTGGACGTACGAGATGGGGACGTGAAAGACGGGAAGCGGGGTCAGGGCCGGCCGGTCGCCGGGACCTCCTCACCGGGGCGCACCGGCCCCGGCGGGGTGCCGTCCCCGAACGGGCGCCCGCCGAGCTGCTCGCGGTGATGCGGCGTCAGCCAGCCCGTGAGGTCCGGGCCGAGCGGCACGATGCCGGTCGGGTTGATGCCCGTGTGCACCTGGTAGTAGTGCCGCTTGATGTGGTCGAAGTCGACCGTGTCCCCGAAGCCGGGCGTCTGGAACAGGTCGCGAGCGTAGGCCCAGAGCACCTCGTTCTCCGTGAGCTTCCATCGGTTGCACTTGAAGTGGCCGTGATAGACCGCGTCGAAACGCACCAGTGTGGTGAACAGCCGGATGTCCGCCTCGGTGATCGTGTCGCCGACCAGATAGCGCTGCCGGGCCAGCCGCGGCGTCAGCAGCTCCAGCCGCCGGAAGACGTCCGCGCAGGCGGCCTCGTACTCCGCCTGCCCGGTGGCGAAACCGGCCCGGTACACGCCGTTGTTGACGTCCTCGTAGATCCTCGCCATCACCTCGTCGATCTCGTCCCGCAGCTTGTCCGGGTACAGGTCCGGCGCGTCGTCCCGGTGCAGGGTGGTCCACTCGGTGGCGAAGTCCAGGGTGATCTGCTGGTAGTCGTTGGTGACCAGCTGTCCGGTGGGTACGTCGACGACGGCCGGCACGCTGACACCGCCCGGGTAGCCGGTCTCGCGCTGGTCGTAGGCCTCGCCGAGGAAGCGGATGCCGAGCACGGGGTCACGGCCGTCCGGGTCGAGGGTGAAGCGCCAGCTGCGGTCGTCCTGGACCGGGTCGGCGACGGCCATCGACACGGCCGCCTCCAGCCCCAGCAGCCGGCGTGAGATCACCGCCCGGCTCGCCCACGGACAGGCACGGCTGACGACCAGACGGTAACGCGCGGCCGCCACCGGCCAGCCGTCCCGGCCGTCCGCCGTGATCCGGTCCGCGAAGTGGCTGCGGGACCGCCGGAACGGCTTTTGGCCGTACGCGCTGTTGCCGGCGCCCTTCCCGTCTCCCTGGCCGCTCATGGCCTCTCTCCTCCCTGCCGTGGGCAATGCTGCGGATCGAGTTCCCCGAGTTCCCCCGTTTCCGCCACCGGCACGGTGTGATCCGCTGCGACGGGGGCAAGCGGCGGTGGTGAGCGGGACATCGACGGAATCATCGAAGGACGGAGACGACCACCGGGCCGAGGCCCGCAGGAGGAGTTCGGATCCCAGGAACGATCCCCCGACCGACCGGCGGGCCGACGCCCCGGCCGACCGCGAGACCGTCCCCCTGACCGACGACGGGACCGACGGCAGAACCGACACCGCGACCGACCACCAGGCCGACCGTAAGACCCGCGTCACCGTGCTGGTCGCGCTCGCGGCGAACCTGGTGATCGCGGTCGCCAAGGCGATCGGCGGCGTGGTCGCCGGGTCGCCCGCGCTGCTGTCGGAGGCGGCGCACTCCGTGGCCGACAGCCTGAACGAGGTCTTCCTGCTGGCCGCCCTGCGCCGCAGCCGCCGCCCCGCCGACCGGCGGCACCCCTTCGGCTACGGCAAGGAGCGGTTCTTCTGGTCGCTGCTGGCGGCCGTCGGGATCTTCGTCATGGGCGGCTGCTTTTCCGTCCTCCAGGGCGTCGAGGCCCTCACCAAGGGCACCGAGGAGAGCTTCGGCGGCTATGTGGCCGGCATGGTGGTCCTCGGGGTCGCCTTCCTCGCCGAGGGAGCGTCCCTGCTGCGCGCCCTGCACCAACTGCGCGAGCAGGGCGTCGCCGACGGCCTGCGCGACCCCGCCCTGC
This region of Streptomyces chromofuscus genomic DNA includes:
- a CDS encoding VOC family protein, whose protein sequence is MSEVTAGVMVLDCAEPEKLAVFYKELMGAEETDATANRVEIRSPDGTRLAFRRDVNATPPSWPRPENSLQVHLEFVVTDMDAAERRIVSLGGRPVDTKDSAGPFEERGYADPAGHSFTLRRALPTAPKQG
- a CDS encoding glutathione S-transferase family protein yields the protein MSGQGDGKGAGNSAYGQKPFRRSRSHFADRITADGRDGWPVAAARYRLVVSRACPWASRAVISRRLLGLEAAVSMAVADPVQDDRSWRFTLDPDGRDPVLGIRFLGEAYDQRETGYPGGVSVPAVVDVPTGQLVTNDYQQITLDFATEWTTLHRDDAPDLYPDKLRDEIDEVMARIYEDVNNGVYRAGFATGQAEYEAACADVFRRLELLTPRLARQRYLVGDTITEADIRLFTTLVRFDAVYHGHFKCNRWKLTENEVLWAYARDLFQTPGFGDTVDFDHIKRHYYQVHTGINPTGIVPLGPDLTGWLTPHHREQLGGRPFGDGTPPGPVRPGEEVPATGRP
- a CDS encoding NADP-dependent oxidoreductase → MSDVNTMRAIRQDVLGGPEVLKEVQVPRPRPRPNEVLVRVRAAGVNPTDWKHRATGGFLGEPPFTLGWDVSGVVEETGIGVALFQPGDEVFGMLPYPFGHGSHAEYVIAPARALVAKPAGIDHTQAGALPLVSLTAWQALVERADLRPGRRVLIHAAAGGVGHVAVQIAKARGAYVIGTASAGKHDFLREIGVDEPVDYRATDFEQAVQDVDVVLDTIGGDHSVRSLRVLRPGGIVVSILPVGSDDFFTEAARLGVRAVRMLVDADHHGMQEIAGLVEDGRLRPTIAGTFPLAEAAKAHEIGGTGRTTGKLVLLAD
- a CDS encoding DUF4235 domain-containing protein, giving the protein MAKKKKKQKLPLAYQPVGWVLGWAGGWLAGMAFRKTWMAIRHEEDAPDALDPDRGWGEVLLAAAVQGAIFAAVRSAVDRGGAKAIERSTGVWPATQKGGRD
- a CDS encoding GlxA family transcriptional regulator, whose product is MQRAEPERVVVLALDGVYPFELGIPSRILGAADGRYEVVTCSADGGPVRTNADFSVTVEHGPEALATAGTVVVAAVAPEFLIGGVPDEVRAALARIRPGTRIVSICTGAFVLAAAGLLDGRRATTHWQLADWFRELYPHIDLDPDVLFVDDDPVLTSAGAASGVDVCLHLVRKDHGHRLANAVARRCVVPPFRDGGQAQYIEQPVPEAGAASTAATRAWALERLGEPLTLSDLAGHARMSLRTFARRFHDEVGVSPGRWLIQQRVARARHLLESSDLTVDRIAGQVGFATGASLRQHLHAAIGVSPQAYRRTFQSAR